The genome window AAGGGGCAACGCCATGCCTAACGCTTGCCCGGGGTGGAGCAGCCGGCGTTGAACCCAAACTGccgccccaacccacgccccacacCCCACAGTCTAAATGATATAATCATGCAAAAACACTGAATACCATAAACACACAGTTACATTACCCTATATTATCCATAATTGATTTACAAATTATTCTGTAAGAATGCCCAtaaagtcaaagtcaaacatTCTTATAAGTACATCATAAATGGTCACATGTTTTAGGTAGGAAGAAATTTCCAAGACATTTCACTTGTTTCACATGTTCTTGTTCATGAGTGGATTAAGGTTTCCCCTTGCCTCATACGTGTCCCATGTAATGTGTTTATACGCAAACGTGACACAAAATGTAAGTAAAACACACTCTTTGAGTGAATAATGATAGTAATATCAGGAATATAAACGGCAGAGGGTGGTTCTCTTTAAGTTAATAAGGCATTATTTTCATGCAGGATGCCAATTTCGGTGTACATGAATGATAAAGATTCAGGTGGTCTCATATCTATTGCTGAATACGGTCAAGAAGAATACGGGAAAGAAAATCCTATTAAAGTATTGTATCATGGGTTCGGTCATTACGATGCGTTGCATATTAATGGTGAAAACTGAAAACGATTCTTGATCTAGACTAGAGAAATTTAACTGCTAGTTAACTCATTACTAAATTGTTGTATTTTAGATGCAGAAAATAATAAGGTTGACCATTGATGAAAAATAAAACATTAGTGAACTGAtacctctttttttttttggtaaagggttaccccgatgAATTTTATAAAAGAGTCAAAATAATACAAGGGTGTGTCAACGTGAGCACACCaactagacttggcataccaaaGAGAACTGATACCTCTTGTTAGAAGGTTTTCATGGTCTAGGCCGAACCGGTCATCTGTTTGGTTTCAACTGTGATGGGCTTTCTTACTTTTTCAAACCGGCGGGTTTTTCTTTCTTCAAACCAAACCGAACGTTTTGGTTTACATATTGGTTTAAAATCCGTCAAATATCAAACTAACCCCGACGGACCGTTTGGTTTTGATATTTCATTATTAAATAATGATTTTTGAAATGCAAATCTATACTACATGGATCTTGAAAAGATTCAaactttttatttgtttttattgaaAATTTTGTTGTTTTGACCTTTTCTTTGTGTTTGTGGGGTTGGGTAGTGAGGAACTTTTAATCTTTAACCATTATGAACCACACACACATCATTAAAATGGCAGCCTTTGCCCACATCATCAAAAAAGCAATGTGTGACTTGCAATAACTCTTATCATTGCCATCTCCACTAAGCCATTGTGGTCACTTCACTTCCTgcatattgttttatttttctccTAAATAGCAAAAACCTAAGGGTATGGCTAACAAAGTTGTTAGAACCGGATTACTTGGACCGGGACCCGGATCTCCCATCGGTTCACATTGGTATTCATCACTGGTTGGACCGGCTGGTTTTTTACGAATGATGGTTGAACCAATGACTCGGTTTAGTGGTTGGGTCGGCTTGAAgtaaaatttatttttatatataataatacaaaTTACAAGATTTAAACTTGGGTTATCTATGAGTGTGTTTGCCAACTAATATAAGAAGACTTTTCTTTTATATTTTCTGGTACCTACATTAAATAcacttaaaaaaattattttcattGTTTTAAAGAAAACAGTATTTCTTTTATAGATAATCAACGTAACAATATAACAATATAGTGTTAAAATTTTGCGTGatattcaaattctttcttaaaggTGATTAATCATAACGCCATTCGGTTTTTGAGGTCGGTTCAATCAATCTGAGTAAATTAATGTTGCGACCAGTTCATTAATCAATCCGGTTTAACATCTCATAACGTAAGAGTCTTAATAATttttagaccatgcgtagtggaaGACAATGCGAAACAAAAATATTACACTAACAAATTTTGAGATAGATAAAAAAGATAAAGGACCAACAAAATGCAAAGAAAATAAATAGTTTAAGTGATTGGACCATCTGCATTTATAATAAAAATTGTAAGTGAACATATTTCTCTCTAGGAGTTGTTATTTTGTTATATAGTCATTCATGGGTTTCTATTATTTACCTAGTTTAGGTAATTTTTCCTCTATACCCTAACTAGTGGTAGTTATATACCATTTTAGCTAGGTAACTATAATGTACTTGTGGGTGGGTATCATGATAGTATTCTTTGTTTGGTTTGCATTTTGCCCAAATTAGTAGTTtgggtatattttttaaaattcaCAATCCTCTGTGATTTCATATGTTTGCATCCACGATACACAAACTAACCTTGAATGTGATGTGGTTTGTTTCTTATCTATAAATACTTTGGGGAAATCGCCAAAATGTCAAGGTTTTGGTCAAACCATCGAAAATAGCCTGGTCAACCGTCTCGTGGAGACGTCTGAAGTAGCTTAGACGTCTTGACGGCTGTCCAACCACATCGTGCCACGTGTCCGACAAACATGCCGTTTTACCTGAACGGCTGAGACGTCTTGGCTAAGACGTTTGAGACGGCTTAAGACGTTTGAAAGTGGCTAGCTGCTAATCAATACGGCTCGAGACGTTTGCCGTCGGCTTGAGCCGTGTCTGGGCGTCTTGAGCCATTTTTGTCTCTTTAGTCGGCTTGAGCCATTCTTTTCCCtattttttttgtgtattttttgttttttttcatttatttttttgaGACGCCTTGTACCATTTCAAGACGTTTTATATGAATTTCAAGACGCCTTGTTTTTGAATTTATATAGATCACTTAATTTTAAAAACGAACTTTAAGAGAAAATTTGTTTTTGCTGATTATCTCACAATATGAAGGTCAAGTTTGTTGTTTATACTGGGGGGAAGTGGGATTTGATTAACGGAAACATTGAGTATGTTACCGGTGTCGATTCAAGGAGACGTGGTTTAGAAATTGAAACAGATCATTCATATAATAGTTTTTTAAACTATGTTTCTAAGATGTGTGATACTCCAAACATTACACGGTTGTCATACCGGATGTCTACGTTTACTGATCCCATCGATATTATTGATGATCGAgatgttagatttttttttgatctGGCGATGCAGAATCCTTTTgaattatataaattatatgtTATTCAAGAGTCTGATGTTGGTTCATCTGGTTTGTCTTGTTTAAACAATTTAAAAGCTCCAGATCTAATATTCCATTAAAAGAaagttttgatattttaaacgaTGAGTGTCcaaatttagaaaaaaattatgaaaaatcTTTAACGTCTCACAACCAATCAGGTTCTTCATCTATAGTGTTCGATGCCGGTCATATATTCAATAACAAAGAAGAGATGAAGCTCGAGTTGGGAAAGAAATCTTTGTTAGAGCATTTCGAGTTTAAAGTTGATAGATCATCTAAGACGCGGTATGAAGTTTCATGCCTAGGTGATGGTTGTGAATGGCGATTTAAGGCTCATGCTATTCCTTGTGGCAATTTATGGTTTGTTAAATATATGAACGATAGTCACACCTGTTCGAAGACGCAAACACACCCACATTTTCGTCAGGCTAACCCAAAGGTTTTGGGTCACTTTTTGAAGGAACAACTAAAAGACAGTGGTAGGATATATCGAGCGAAAGAGATTGTCAAAGATTTTAGACAAAGGTTCGAGGTTGAGATAACAAACCTTCAAGCTTGGCGTGGTAAAAGCTATGCACTTGAACTACTACAAGGAACTACACGAGACTCTTTTGCGGAACTACCAATATATTGTTACAATTTAAAACTTGCAAATCCTGGAAGCGTTACACACATCTTGGTTGATGAGCAGAGTCGTTTTGAAATGGTTTTTGTTGCTTTAGGGGCGGCGGTAAATTATACATTATATACTATagattcttttatttttttaaagtaaCATGGGTTTTTGTCTCATTTCATTTTCATTAATTTTCAGATTCGTAGCTTTATGTTAAATCTAAGACCTGTTGTTATCATTGACGCGGCACACCTAAAGGGTGAATTTAAAGGGTGAATTTAAGTTATTTAAGTTATTCATTTgatattaaatataataataaatacttTAACATTAAATGTTAACAGTAACAAAAAACCACTATAAAATGGCATAGACATTCTTGCCATCTAACCACATCATGGATTCTTCATGGACTGACGAAGAAGACATTGCTATTGCCGTCTCGTACGCTGCCGCTCATGATGAAGGCACTCACTCAGTCTCCGATCCCGCGTTCTGGGGTCAGGTTATGAACTTATTCTGCATTCACGTGCAAGAAACGACCCGTAGCCCGAATGAGCTCGACACTCGGTGTGCTTTCCTACGTTTCAAATGTAGCCGTTTCTTAGGAAGGTACAAGAACGTTAAAAAAAAGGATCGGAACAACATGGACGAAAAGGAGG of Helianthus annuus cultivar XRQ/B chromosome 1, HanXRQr2.0-SUNRISE, whole genome shotgun sequence contains these proteins:
- the LOC110895678 gene encoding uncharacterized protein LOC110895678, whose amino-acid sequence is MKVKFVVYTGGKWDLINGNIEYVTGVDSRRRGLEIETDHSYNSFLNYVSKMCDTPNITRLSYRMSTFTDPIDIIDDRDVRFFFDLAMQNPFELYKLYVIQESDVGSSGSSSIVFDAGHIFNNKEEMKLELGKKSLLEHFEFKVDRSSKTRYEVSCLGDGCEWRFKAHAIPCGNLWFVKYMNDSHTCSKTQTHPHFRQANPKVLGHFLKEQLKDSGRIYRAKEIVKDFRQRFEVEITNLQAWRGKSYALELLQGTTRDSFAELPIYCYNLKLANPGSVTHILVDEQSRFEMVFVALGAAIRSFMLNLRPVVIIDAAHLKGEFKG